One region of Brassica napus cultivar Da-Ae chromosome A10, Da-Ae, whole genome shotgun sequence genomic DNA includes:
- the LOC106370957 gene encoding fasciclin-like arabinogalactan protein 9 — translation MAIARLTLAPLLLIAAVILSTETSAQPAAPAPGPAGPINLTAILEKGGQFTTFIHLLKITQVGEQVNIQVNSSSEGMTVFAPTDNAFQNLKAGTLNKLSSDEQVKLILYHVSPKFYTLDDLLSVSNPVRTQASGRDNGVYGLNFTGEANQVNVSTGYVETRVSNALRSQRPLAVYVVDMVLLPGEMFGEHKLSPIAPAPKSPTTGVSDDDTKSNSTKKAAAPADKSASGERRVGLGFGFGLVVLCLKFLF, via the coding sequence ATGGCTATCGCACGTCTAACTCTAGCTCCTCTCCTCCTCATCGCCGCCGTGATTCTCTCAACGGAGACATCAGCTCAGCCGGCAGCACCCGCTCCAGGCCCTGCTGGTCCTATCAACCTCACGGCAATCCTCGAAAAAGGCGGTCAATTCACTACCTTCATCCATCTTTTGAAAATCACTCAAGTTGGGGAACAAGTGAACATTCAAGTCAACAGTTCATCCGAAGGCATGACCGTGTTCGCGCCAACGGACAATGCTTTCCAAAACCTCAAGGCCGGAACTCTAAACAAGTTGAGCTCAGACGAACAAGTCAAACTCATTCTCTACCACGTCAGCCCTAAATTCTACACTTTGGACGATCTCCTCTCCGTAAGTAACCCGGTTAGGACTCAAGCTTCTGGCCGTGACAACGGTGTATACGGTCTTAACTTCACCGGTGAAGCTAACCAAGTCAATGTCTCAACGGGTTACGTGGAGACACGTGTCAGCAACGCGTTGAGATCACAACGTCCTCTCGCGGTATATGTTGTGGACATGGTTTTGTTGCCTGGTGAGATGTTCGGAGAGCACAAGCTTTCCCCGATTGCTCCTGCCCCGAAATCTCCGACCACTGGGGTTTCCGATGATGACACCAAGTCTAACTCAACTAAAAAGGCTGCAGCTCCGGCAGATAAGTCAGCATCTGGTGAGAGGAGAGTTGGACTTGGGTTTGGTTTTGGACTTGTTGTCTTGTGTTTGAAGTTTCTCTTTTGA
- the LOC106370958 gene encoding prohibitin-2, mitochondrial, with translation MSFNKVPNIPGSPALSALLKVSVIGGLGVYAITNSLYNVEGGHRAVMFNRLTGIKEKVYPEGTHFMLPWFERPIIYDVRARPYLVESSTGSHDLQTIKIGLRVLTRPMGDRLPHIYRTLGENYSERVLPSIIHETLKAVVAQYNASQLITQREAVSREIRKILTERASNFDIALDDVSITTLTFGKEFTAAIEAKQVAAQEAERAKFIVEKAEQDKRSAVIRAEGEAKSAQLIGQAIANNEAFITLRKIEAAREIAQTIAKSANKVYLSSNDLLLNLQAMNLEPSSKK, from the exons ATGAGTTTCAACAAAGTGCCGAACATCCCTGGATCTCCTGCTCTCTCCGCGCTTCTCAAGGTCAGCGTTATCGGTGGGCTCGGTGTCTACGCCATCACTAACAGCCTCTACAATGTCGAGGGTGGGCATCGTGCCGTCATGTTCAACCGATTAACCGGTATCAAGGAAAAG gtGTACCCGGAAGGTACGCATTTTATGTTGCCATGGTTTGAGAGGCCAATCATCTATGACGTCCGTGCACGACCCTATCTTGTTGAGAGCAGCACTGGTAGTCATGATCTTCAGACG ATCAAAATTGGACTTAGGGTTCTCACACGTCCCATGGGTGACCGTTTGCCTCATATTTACCGAACCCTAGGCGAGAATTACAGTGAAAGGGTTCTCCCTTCCATCATCCATGAAACACTGAAGGCTGTGGTGGCTCAGTACAATGCAAGCCAGCTTATCACTCAGAGAGAA GCTGTGAGCAGAGAGATACGCAAGATTCTGACGGAGAGAGCTTCGAACTTCGACATTGCTCTTGATGATGTCTCCATCACGACTCTCACTTTTGGCAAAGAGTTCACTGCTGCAATCGAGGCAAAGCAAGTCGCTGCTCAGGAAGCTGAACGTGCTAAGTTCATTGTGGAGAAAGCTGAGCAAGACAAGAGAAGTGCTGTTATCCGTGCGGAG GGAGAAGCTAAAAGTGCTCAACTAATCGGACAAGCAATTGCAAACAATGAGGCATTCATAACTCTGAGAAAGATCGAAGCTGCAAGAGAGATTGCTCAGACCATTGCAAAATCAGCTAACAAGGTGTACCTGAGCTCCAACGATCTGTTGCTTAACCTTCAAGCGATGAACTTGGAGCCTAGCTCTAAGAAGTGA
- the LOC106370090 gene encoding monothiol glutaredoxin-S13 yields MQKAIRAYESSWTKTTPANSIFRPKNEDKPSSSLSWLTSSPSPQKPSSSSTKKSSYNVLVMENAVVVFARKGCCMGHVVKRLLLTHGVNPLVVEIDEEDNNDMIISDLGKTVINKENLPVMFIGGKLFGGLENLMAAHINGDLVPTLRQAGALWL; encoded by the coding sequence ATGCAAAAAGCAATAAGAGCATACGAGTCATCGTGGACGAAGACCACACCGGCCAATAGCATTTTCCGTCCAAAGAATGAAGAtaaaccatcatcatcattatcatggctaacatcatcaccatcaccacAAAAGCCATCATCTTCAAGCACTAAGAAATCAAGCTATAACGTTTTGGTGATGGAGAATGCTGTGGTGGTGTTTGCGAGGAAGGGTTGTTGTATGGGACATGTGGTGAAAAGGTTGTTACTGACACACGGCGTGAACCCATTAGTAGTTGAGATTGACGAAGAAGACAATAACGATATGATCATAAGTGATTTGGGTAAAACTGTTATTAATAAAGAGAACTTACCAGTCATGTTCATAGGAGGAAAGTTGTTTGGAGGATTGGAGAATCTGATGGCTGCTCATATTAATGGTGATTTAGTGCCTACTCTCAGACAAGCTGGGGCTTTATGGCTTTGA